The genomic region ACCTGCTCGTCCTGCTGCCGCTCGCGCGCATGAGCCGGCGACACGCGGCGCACCTCCTCCGTGCGGCCTGAGCGGGAGCGCCACCGCGCGGTGCGGCTCGCGCGGACGGTTGCGCTGGTCGCGCATCTCGTCGTCGTATGGCTCGCCGCCGTGACGCTCGTGCCGCGTCTCGGCGCGGACACGCGCGCCGTGTGGCTGGCGCGCTTCGCGCGCCAGACGCTGGGCATCCTCGGCGTGCGCCTGGTGCGCCGCGGCGCGCGCGGACCGGTGGACGGCCCGGTGCTCGTGGTCGCCAACCACGTCTCCTGGCTCGACGTCTATGCGCTCCAGGCCTGGCGCGGCGGCCGCTCGGTGGCCAAGCGCGAGGTGTGCGACTGGCCGGTCGCCGGCGCGATCGTGCGCGGCTTCGGGACGTTCTTCATCGTCCGCGGCTGCTGCCGTGACGCCGCCCGCGTGAAGGACACCGTGGCTGCGGCGCTGCGCGCCGGCGAGCGCGTCGTCGTCTTTCCGGAGGGTACGACCACGGACGGCGCCGCCGTCGGCCGGTTCTACGCGGCGCTGCTCCAGGCGGCGGTCGACGCCGGTGTCCCCGTGCAGCCCGTGGCCCTGCGCTATCTCGCCTCCGACGGCGCGCGCGATCCGGCGGCGGCCTTCGTCG from bacterium harbors:
- a CDS encoding 1-acyl-sn-glycerol-3-phosphate acyltransferase; this translates as MRPERERHRAVRLARTVALVAHLVVVWLAAVTLVPRLGADTRAVWLARFARQTLGILGVRLVRRGARGPVDGPVLVVANHVSWLDVYALQAWRGGRSVAKREVCDWPVAGAIVRGFGTFFIVRGCCRDAARVKDTVAAALRAGERVVVFPEGTTTDGAAVGRFYAALLQAAVDAGVPVQPVALRYLASDGARDPAAAFVGDMSFVDSLRQVLGRRALAAELTWGPLLQPAGETRRTLAATSHRFIATALCDVPDLPRPIRLPQAA